The following coding sequences lie in one Lolium perenne isolate Kyuss_39 chromosome 2, Kyuss_2.0, whole genome shotgun sequence genomic window:
- the LOC127331328 gene encoding tuliposide A-converting enzyme 1, chloroplastic-like, with protein sequence MAAPMAPPAVADDEIVYESMPRLRVYRNRVERYPGADDFVAASADVNVAVASRDTTISARVSVRVYLPRARLDATKIPVLVYYHGGGFCLCSAFDSTYHAYLRRFAALADVLVVSVEYRLAPEHPVPSAYADSWEALAWVVSHRAGGDEDEPWLADHADFSRLYLGGDSAGANIAHHMAMRAGVEKGLALRGLVLIHPYFLGSDGVASDGLDRAARERLGWLWRVACPDTKGEDDPLINPLADGAPGIQALACGRVLVCVAEDDVLRDRGKAYYDRLLGTGGWRGEAEISQARGKGHRFHLFDPCCSEAIAQDKAIGAFLNPEGRSQV encoded by the coding sequence ATGGCCGCACCGATGGCACCGCCTGCCGTCGCCGACGACGAGATCGTCTACGAGTCCATGCCCCGCCTCCGCGTCTACAGGAATCGAGTGGAGCGCTATCCTGGCGCCGATGACTTCGTAGCCGCTTCCGCCGACGTCAACGTCGCCGTCGCGTCCCGCGACACCACCATCTCCGCCCGCGTCTCCGTGCGTGTCTACCTCCCACGGGCCCGGCTGGACGCGACCAAGATCCCCGTGCTCGTGTACTACCATGGCGGGGGGTTCTGCCTCTGCTCCGCCTTCGACTCCACCTACCACGCCTACCTCCGCAGGTTTGCCGCGCTCGCCGACGtcctcgtcgtctccgtcgagtaCCGCCTCGCCCCCGAGCACCCCGTCCCCTCCGCGTACGCAGACTCGTGGGAGGCGCTGGCGTGGGTCGTCTCCCACCGTGccggcggcgacgaggacgagCCATGGCTGGCCGACCACGCCGACTTCTCCCGCCTCTACCTCGGCGGCGACAGCGCCGGCGCCAACATCGCGCACCACATGGCCATGCGGGCGGGCGTGGAAAAAGGGCTCGCCCTCCGCGGCCTCGTCTTGATCCACCCATACTTCCTGGGGAGCGACGGGGTGGCCTCAGACGGCCTGGACCGGGCGGCGCGGGAGAGGCTAGGGTGGCTGTGGCGCGTCGCGTGCCCGGACACCAAGGGGGAGGACGACCCGCTGATAAACCCGCTCGCCGACGGCGCGCCGGGGATCCAGGCCCTGGCCTGCGGGCGCGTGCTCGTTTGCGTCGCCGAGGACGACGTGCTCCGCGACCGTGGCAAAGCCTACTACGACCGGCTGCTCGGGACGGGCGGGTGGCGCGGCGAGGCGGAGATATCGCAGGCGAGGGGCAAGGGGCACAGGTTCCACCTGTTCGACCCGTGCTGCAGCGAGGCCATCGCGCAGGACAAGGCCATCGGCGCCTTCCTCAACCCTGAAGGGCGGAGCCAAGTGTAG